The Pan paniscus chromosome 1, NHGRI_mPanPan1-v2.0_pri, whole genome shotgun sequence genome has a segment encoding these proteins:
- the PSMD4 gene encoding 26S proteasome non-ATPase regulatory subunit 4 isoform X2 produces MVLESTMVCVDNSEYMRNGDFLPTRLQAQQDAVNIVCHSKTRSNPENNVGLITLANDCEVLTTLTPDTGRILSKLHTVQPKGKITFCTGIRVAHLALKHRQGKNHKMRIIAFVGSPVEDNEKDLVKLAKRLKKEKVNVDIINFGEEEVNTEKLTAFVNTLNGKDGTGSHLVTVPPGPSLADALISSPILAGEGGAMLGLGASDFEFGVDPSADPELALALRVSMEEQRQRQEEEARRAAAASAAEAGIATTGTEDSDDALLKMTISQQEFGRTGLPDLSSMTEEEQIAYAMQMSLQGAEFGQAESADIDASSAMDTSEPAKEEDDYDVMQDPEFLQSVLENLPGVDPNNEAIRNAMGSLASQATKDGKKDKKEEDKK; encoded by the exons ATGGTGTTGGAAAGCACTATGGTGTG TGTGGACAACAGTGAGTATATGCGGAATGGAGACTTCTTGCCCACCAGGCTGCAGGCCCAGCAGGATGCTGTCAACATAGTTTGTCATTCAAAGACCCGCAGCAACCCTGAGAACAACGTGGGCCTTATCACACTGGCTAA TGACTGTGAAGTGCTGACTACACTCACCCCAGACACTGGCCGTATCCTGTCCAAGCTACATACTGTCCAACCCAAGGGCAAGATCACCTTCTGCACGGGCATCCGCGTGGCCCAT CTGGCTCTGAAGCACCGACAAGGCAAGAATCACAAGATGCGCATCATTGCCTTTGTGGGAAGCCCAGTGGAGGACAATGAGAAGGAT cTGGTGAAACTGGCTAAACGCCTCAAGAAGGAGAAAGTAAATGTTGACATTATCAATTTTGGGGAAGAG GAGGTGAACACAGAAAAGCTGACAGCCTTTGTAAACACGTTGAATGGCAAAGATGGAACCGGTTCTCATCTGGTGACAGTGCCTCCTGGGCCCAGTTTGGCTGATGCTCTCATCAGTTCTCCGATTTTGGCTGGTGAAGGTGGTGCCATGCTGGGTCTTGGTGCCAGTGACTTTGAATTTGGAGTAGATCCCAGTGCTGATCCTGAGCTGGCCTTG GCCCTTCGTGTATCTATGGAAGAGCAGCGGCAGCGGCAGGAGGAGGAGGCCCGGCGGGCAGCTGCAGCTTCTGCTGCTGAGGCCGGGATTGCTACTACTGGGACTGAAG ACTCAGACGATGCCCTGCTGAAGATGACCATCAGCCAGCAAGAGTTTGGCCGCACTGGGCTTCCTGACCTAAGCAGTATGACTGAGGAAGAGCAGATTGCTTATGCCATGCAGATGTCCCTGCAGGGAGCAG AGTTTGGCCAGGCGGAATCAGCAGACATTGATGCCAGCTCAGCTATGGACACATCCGAGCCAGCCAAG GAGGAGGATGATTACGACGTGATGCAGGACCCCGAGTTCCTTCAGAGTGTCCTAGAGAACCTCCCAGGTGTGGATCCCAACAATGAAGCCATTCGAAATGCTATGGGCTCCCTGGCCTCCCAGGCCACCAAGGACGGCAAGAAGGACAAGAAGGAGGAAGACAAGAAGTGA
- the PSMD4 gene encoding 26S proteasome non-ATPase regulatory subunit 4 isoform X1, protein MVLESTMVCVDNSEYMRNGDFLPTRLQAQQDAVNIVCHSKTRSNPENNVGLITLANDCEVLTTLTPDTGRILSKLHTVQPKGKITFCTGIRVAHLALKHRQGKNHKMRIIAFVGSPVEDNEKDLVKLAKRLKKEKVNVDIINFGEEEVNTEKLTAFVNTLNGKDGTGSHLVTVPPGPSLADALISSPILAGEGGAMLGLGASDFEFGVDPSADPELALALRVSMEEQRQRQEEEARRAAAASAAEAGIATTGTEGERDSDDALLKMTISQQEFGRTGLPDLSSMTEEEQIAYAMQMSLQGAEFGQAESADIDASSAMDTSEPAKEEDDYDVMQDPEFLQSVLENLPGVDPNNEAIRNAMGSLASQATKDGKKDKKEEDKK, encoded by the exons ATGGTGTTGGAAAGCACTATGGTGTG TGTGGACAACAGTGAGTATATGCGGAATGGAGACTTCTTGCCCACCAGGCTGCAGGCCCAGCAGGATGCTGTCAACATAGTTTGTCATTCAAAGACCCGCAGCAACCCTGAGAACAACGTGGGCCTTATCACACTGGCTAA TGACTGTGAAGTGCTGACTACACTCACCCCAGACACTGGCCGTATCCTGTCCAAGCTACATACTGTCCAACCCAAGGGCAAGATCACCTTCTGCACGGGCATCCGCGTGGCCCAT CTGGCTCTGAAGCACCGACAAGGCAAGAATCACAAGATGCGCATCATTGCCTTTGTGGGAAGCCCAGTGGAGGACAATGAGAAGGAT cTGGTGAAACTGGCTAAACGCCTCAAGAAGGAGAAAGTAAATGTTGACATTATCAATTTTGGGGAAGAG GAGGTGAACACAGAAAAGCTGACAGCCTTTGTAAACACGTTGAATGGCAAAGATGGAACCGGTTCTCATCTGGTGACAGTGCCTCCTGGGCCCAGTTTGGCTGATGCTCTCATCAGTTCTCCGATTTTGGCTGGTGAAGGTGGTGCCATGCTGGGTCTTGGTGCCAGTGACTTTGAATTTGGAGTAGATCCCAGTGCTGATCCTGAGCTGGCCTTG GCCCTTCGTGTATCTATGGAAGAGCAGCGGCAGCGGCAGGAGGAGGAGGCCCGGCGGGCAGCTGCAGCTTCTGCTGCTGAGGCCGGGATTGCTACTACTGGGACTGAAGGTGAAAGAG ACTCAGACGATGCCCTGCTGAAGATGACCATCAGCCAGCAAGAGTTTGGCCGCACTGGGCTTCCTGACCTAAGCAGTATGACTGAGGAAGAGCAGATTGCTTATGCCATGCAGATGTCCCTGCAGGGAGCAG AGTTTGGCCAGGCGGAATCAGCAGACATTGATGCCAGCTCAGCTATGGACACATCCGAGCCAGCCAAG GAGGAGGATGATTACGACGTGATGCAGGACCCCGAGTTCCTTCAGAGTGTCCTAGAGAACCTCCCAGGTGTGGATCCCAACAATGAAGCCATTCGAAATGCTATGGGCTCCCTGGCCTCCCAGGCCACCAAGGACGGCAAGAAGGACAAGAAGGAGGAAGACAAGAAGTGA
- the PSMD4 gene encoding 26S proteasome non-ATPase regulatory subunit 4 isoform X4 yields MVLESTMVCDCEVLTTLTPDTGRILSKLHTVQPKGKITFCTGIRVAHLALKHRQGKNHKMRIIAFVGSPVEDNEKDLVKLAKRLKKEKVNVDIINFGEEEVNTEKLTAFVNTLNGKDGTGSHLVTVPPGPSLADALISSPILAGEGGAMLGLGASDFEFGVDPSADPELALALRVSMEEQRQRQEEEARRAAAASAAEAGIATTGTEDSDDALLKMTISQQEFGRTGLPDLSSMTEEEQIAYAMQMSLQGAEFGQAESADIDASSAMDTSEPAKEEDDYDVMQDPEFLQSVLENLPGVDPNNEAIRNAMGSLASQATKDGKKDKKEEDKK; encoded by the exons ATGGTGTTGGAAAGCACTATGGTGTG TGACTGTGAAGTGCTGACTACACTCACCCCAGACACTGGCCGTATCCTGTCCAAGCTACATACTGTCCAACCCAAGGGCAAGATCACCTTCTGCACGGGCATCCGCGTGGCCCAT CTGGCTCTGAAGCACCGACAAGGCAAGAATCACAAGATGCGCATCATTGCCTTTGTGGGAAGCCCAGTGGAGGACAATGAGAAGGAT cTGGTGAAACTGGCTAAACGCCTCAAGAAGGAGAAAGTAAATGTTGACATTATCAATTTTGGGGAAGAG GAGGTGAACACAGAAAAGCTGACAGCCTTTGTAAACACGTTGAATGGCAAAGATGGAACCGGTTCTCATCTGGTGACAGTGCCTCCTGGGCCCAGTTTGGCTGATGCTCTCATCAGTTCTCCGATTTTGGCTGGTGAAGGTGGTGCCATGCTGGGTCTTGGTGCCAGTGACTTTGAATTTGGAGTAGATCCCAGTGCTGATCCTGAGCTGGCCTTG GCCCTTCGTGTATCTATGGAAGAGCAGCGGCAGCGGCAGGAGGAGGAGGCCCGGCGGGCAGCTGCAGCTTCTGCTGCTGAGGCCGGGATTGCTACTACTGGGACTGAAG ACTCAGACGATGCCCTGCTGAAGATGACCATCAGCCAGCAAGAGTTTGGCCGCACTGGGCTTCCTGACCTAAGCAGTATGACTGAGGAAGAGCAGATTGCTTATGCCATGCAGATGTCCCTGCAGGGAGCAG AGTTTGGCCAGGCGGAATCAGCAGACATTGATGCCAGCTCAGCTATGGACACATCCGAGCCAGCCAAG GAGGAGGATGATTACGACGTGATGCAGGACCCCGAGTTCCTTCAGAGTGTCCTAGAGAACCTCCCAGGTGTGGATCCCAACAATGAAGCCATTCGAAATGCTATGGGCTCCCTGGCCTCCCAGGCCACCAAGGACGGCAAGAAGGACAAGAAGGAGGAAGACAAGAAGTGA
- the PSMD4 gene encoding 26S proteasome non-ATPase regulatory subunit 4 isoform X3: MVLESTMVCDCEVLTTLTPDTGRILSKLHTVQPKGKITFCTGIRVAHLALKHRQGKNHKMRIIAFVGSPVEDNEKDLVKLAKRLKKEKVNVDIINFGEEEVNTEKLTAFVNTLNGKDGTGSHLVTVPPGPSLADALISSPILAGEGGAMLGLGASDFEFGVDPSADPELALALRVSMEEQRQRQEEEARRAAAASAAEAGIATTGTEGERDSDDALLKMTISQQEFGRTGLPDLSSMTEEEQIAYAMQMSLQGAEFGQAESADIDASSAMDTSEPAKEEDDYDVMQDPEFLQSVLENLPGVDPNNEAIRNAMGSLASQATKDGKKDKKEEDKK, translated from the exons ATGGTGTTGGAAAGCACTATGGTGTG TGACTGTGAAGTGCTGACTACACTCACCCCAGACACTGGCCGTATCCTGTCCAAGCTACATACTGTCCAACCCAAGGGCAAGATCACCTTCTGCACGGGCATCCGCGTGGCCCAT CTGGCTCTGAAGCACCGACAAGGCAAGAATCACAAGATGCGCATCATTGCCTTTGTGGGAAGCCCAGTGGAGGACAATGAGAAGGAT cTGGTGAAACTGGCTAAACGCCTCAAGAAGGAGAAAGTAAATGTTGACATTATCAATTTTGGGGAAGAG GAGGTGAACACAGAAAAGCTGACAGCCTTTGTAAACACGTTGAATGGCAAAGATGGAACCGGTTCTCATCTGGTGACAGTGCCTCCTGGGCCCAGTTTGGCTGATGCTCTCATCAGTTCTCCGATTTTGGCTGGTGAAGGTGGTGCCATGCTGGGTCTTGGTGCCAGTGACTTTGAATTTGGAGTAGATCCCAGTGCTGATCCTGAGCTGGCCTTG GCCCTTCGTGTATCTATGGAAGAGCAGCGGCAGCGGCAGGAGGAGGAGGCCCGGCGGGCAGCTGCAGCTTCTGCTGCTGAGGCCGGGATTGCTACTACTGGGACTGAAGGTGAAAGAG ACTCAGACGATGCCCTGCTGAAGATGACCATCAGCCAGCAAGAGTTTGGCCGCACTGGGCTTCCTGACCTAAGCAGTATGACTGAGGAAGAGCAGATTGCTTATGCCATGCAGATGTCCCTGCAGGGAGCAG AGTTTGGCCAGGCGGAATCAGCAGACATTGATGCCAGCTCAGCTATGGACACATCCGAGCCAGCCAAG GAGGAGGATGATTACGACGTGATGCAGGACCCCGAGTTCCTTCAGAGTGTCCTAGAGAACCTCCCAGGTGTGGATCCCAACAATGAAGCCATTCGAAATGCTATGGGCTCCCTGGCCTCCCAGGCCACCAAGGACGGCAAGAAGGACAAGAAGGAGGAAGACAAGAAGTGA